From the genome of Bartonella sp. M0283:
CCTCGAAGCCATAATATTGAGCTGTCCACATCTGGTGTTGGCCAACTTCTGTTGTGATATATGCGTTTTTGTCTTTCGTCAGTTCATAAAGGCGTTTTATCGCATATTGCGGCATAATAACATCGGATCTGTGCTTATAAGCCAGACAATTCCGCGCTCTCCAGTGATTGATTTCATCCCACCAGACTTTTCTTGATTCTTTGTCAGGCACCGGTTTCAAAGCGCGTAAACTGCGCGTCATATTTTCCAGAACATGCGCAACATCGCCGACGATCGGGACTTCAACCTGAACAGTTTTGTTGATTGATGAAGGGTCGATATCGATATGAATAATTCTTGCTTTCGGTGCGAAAGCGTCAAGACGACCGGTAATACGATCATCAAAACGTGCACCGATGGCCAACATCACATCGCAATCATGCATTGTCATATTGGCTTCATAAGTACCGTGCATACCGAGCATACCCAGCCAATTTTTTCCTGATGCCGGATAAGCTCCCAATCCCATCAGTGTTGACGTGATAGGAAAATCACCGAGAGCAACAAGCTCACGCAACAATCTTACCGCATTGGCACCGGAGGAAATAACACCACCACCGGTATAAACTACCGGTTTTTTCGCTTCAGCGAGCATTGAAACTGCATATTCGATTGCTTTGGCGTTACCGTCCAATTGGGGGCGATAGCTTTGGCGTGGCATGGAGCGCGGCGCGGTATAAACGCCCGAAGCAAATTGTACATCCTTCGGTATGTCGATCAAAACCGGTCCCGGCCGTCCCGTTTGTGCAATATAGAACGCTTCATGAATGATGCGGGCGAGGTCGTTTACGTCTTTTACCAACCAGTTATGTTTCGTACACGGACGTGTAATACCGACGGTATCGGCTTCCTGAAAACCGTCTGTACCAATCAGCGTTGTAGGAACCTGCCCTGAAAAACAGACAAGCGGAATAGAATCCATCAATGCGTCCTGTAATGCTGTAACGGTATTTGTAGCCCCCGGACCAGATGTCACCAACATAACACCGACTTTACCGGTACTGCGGGCGTAGCCCTCTGCTGCATGACCAGCGGCTTGTTCGTGGCGAACAAGAATATGTCTAAATGAATTTTGCTGATAAATCTCGTCAAAAATCGGAAGAACGGCTCCGCCCGGATAGCCGAAAACATGTTTGACGCCTTGATCGATAAGCGCTTGCACTACTATTTCCGCACCAGACATTGCTTTTCCATCGAAACTGTCTTTTGGTTTTGGTTCTTCTTTCATTTTTCCTACTCGTCAACTGAATTCTTTGGCTAATAAAAAAGGCCCCCCAAGGGAGCCTGTTTCGCGTATGAGTGGCTATTAGCCGAATGGTTACACCATTTGCCCCATACGCGTTCGCACTACTAGAATAATCTGTTTCATGCGCGAAACATTATTATGCCTATGACAGCCCGTCAATCCAAAAGTTTCAATTTTTATCTAATATGTGTAGTTTATTAAGCAAAATCTTGATTTTCCGATTGCATATTTTTGTATAAAGCCTCTTCTATTATGTACGCGTCTTTTAAATCAACGTGTCAAAGCCGTGTGTAACAGACAATCGAATTCAATCGTCAGAGAAATACGTTTCTTGAATCTTGGAAGTTTTCCGCACTATTTTATATAGGTTTCAGGGATCACAAGAGCATTTTTGATATATCAGAAACCCGACATATTTCCCACTTTGTTTCCACTAACTAAAAACCTCAATTCTATGTCCGGCTTATGGGGTAACAAAAACGGATGGAGCACGAAGCAAGCGAGCTCTTGAATTCCTCAACACTATAGAGGAAATAATCGCCGGTTTATTCGTTCAATCAAATAGACAATGAGAACAAAGAGCCCAGTTCTGTTACCAAATACTGATCCGGTCGAAAAGTCAGGATGTCTTGCGAGTGACATATAAGTGTCCCGGCACAGGCTCACCCTGTTCGGCACGAACAACTATATTATTGACGCTTACACATTCAATATTGTGTTTTGCCAATTCATTCCGGATATAATCCTGGTTGTGGGCAAAACGTTGATGCGGCCCGACTTTATAGTTCAGTCCGTTAAATGCACTTTCAGAAAGTGTTTCGGTTGAAAAACCGAAAACTCCATGTTGTGCAAGACGTTCAGAAACTTTATCGAAAAACAATCCGATGTCCCCCATATAGGGTAGAACGTCGGTAGCGACGATTAAATCCCACTGTTCGGCAGAGCGTGTAACAAATTCCACGGCATCGCCCACAAACAGATGCTGGTAATCACCTTTTTCATGTGCAATCTCGATCATATTTTCGGAAAGATCGACACCGGTCTTGTCACTTGCCAGATCATCAAGTGCATCAGCCGAAAGTCCTGTGCCACAGCCAAGATCAAGCATTCGATCAAATTTCAAGTCGGGAAAAGCTGCTAATAACTGTTCTCGCAATTGTAACGGTACGTCATAGCCCAATTGATCAACCAGAATATAATCGAACATATCGGCATTTTGGTCGAATAAAGTTGCCACATAGGCTTTTGGAGCAGTCTTCGGCGTTTCTCCCCGATTAATAGAAGCAAGTCTCACTCTAATCCCGCCATAATCTTCGGGATCTGCTTCCAATGCCCGCCGATATGCTGCGGCTGCTTCATCAAATTTTCCCTGTTTTTCAAGGGAAAGCCCGAGGTTATAAAAATGTTCCAATTCGGCTTTATTCGTCTGTGCCACTTTGTTTTCTTCTTTCCGATAAATGACGGGCAATAATCGTACATACCATCAATTGTATCTGGTGAAATAACATGAGTGGCAAGACAATTGCGCCGATTGCCCCACCCGAGCCCGCAAAAATGGCATTTGCCATTGGCGCGCCACTTGCGAGACTTTTTTTCGAACCGCAAAAAGTAATTGTTATGCAGTCCTTCTCGTCGAAGCCTAACAATTTTGACCCATACCATGTGACAGTCAATACAATCGCTAGCAAAACCACGTCGATAATAATCATCACAATCAGATCGTGCCAGCTTGTGGTGTGCCACAATCCGCTTGTGGTTGCTTCGCTAAACGCAAGATAGACAACCAGAATAATTGACCCTCTGTCGACGATTGAAGTCAAGGATTTGTGTCGTACTATAAAATTTCCAATAAAGCGCTGGCAAAGCTGACCAAGAACAAACGGAATAAGCAGTTGCACAAGAATGCTTTCAAATGCCGTTGCCGATATGGTTGCGTTGCCACTGCCTGCGGAAAACAATAATCCGACAAGAAGCGGCGTCAAAAACATACCAAAAATGTTCGAGGCTGAAGCCGAAACAATTGCAGCAGGAATATTACCACCAGCGATGGACGTGAAAGCTATCGACGATTGGACCGTTGAAGGCAAGACGCACAAATAGAGAATGCCTGCATAGAAAGCAGATTCTTTCAACCCCGGAACTATGAAACCTGCCAAAACACCCAAAATTGGAAACAGAACAAATGTCGCAAGAAACACTGTCAAATGCAGTCGCCAGTGAACAATACCGGCTAGAACCGCTTGCCACGGTAACTTTGCTCCGTGCAGGAAGAATAGTAATCCGACAAAAATCTGCGTAAGCAACGAAAACCAATCCGCAGCTTTTCCGGATATTGGAGCGATGCTGGCAATGATAATTGCCACAATCAGCGCAGTTAAGAATTTGTCTGGCAAAAACTTCATTATTGTTATTCTTCTTGTTGTACGAAGAAAATGGAATAGTTGATGAGTAGCCCCTCGTATATGGACCTATCATTGTTCCGGCAAAGTGAGAGGCACCAGATTATATTTGAATCTTTGTGCATTGTCATAATAATGTGACGCAGATTTTTTAATGCCTTCTATTTCCTCATCGGTCAAATTTCTGACAAAACGTGCCGGATTGCCTACAATAAGTGACCGGCTTGGAAACTCTTTACCTTGAGTGACCAATGCACCGGCTCCCACGATCGACTCTTCGCCAATAACCGCGTGGTTCATAATAATAGCGCCCATTCCGATCAAACTTGTATCTCCAATGGTGCAACCGTGAAGTATAACTTTATGACCAATGGTACAATTTTTGCCAATTGACACTTCGATGCCGGCATCGGTATGAACCATTGTCAAATCCTGAATATTTGTTCCTTCACCAATAGTAATCGTTTCATTGTCCCCGCGTAAAACGCTTCCGAACCAAACACTGGAGCGCGGCTTTAAAACCACCTTTCCGATAATTTCGGCACTTTCTGCAACCCAGCTTGCTGCACTATCTTCAACAACGGGATCTATACCATCAAGCCGATAAAAAGCCATTCGCATTTCCCTCCGGAGATAAATTTCGGTTAGTCCGAATGTTTTGTTTTAATGATATTATCGAAACGATCATTCGCCTGTCCGGTTAGATTTGCCAAAACAATAACCGAACCGTCATCTTTAGACGTCTTTTTGATGACCTCACCATTCTTGTAAAGCCAATCAAGAAGACCATATTCATCCGGCTTGAGAACAATTTGCCGTTTGATCATTTCGCCAGATATTCGTTTTTCAATAATCGCGAGGAGTTTGTCAACGCCTTTGCCGGTTAGAGCAGAAACAGCCACAACCGACGTGAGAGAAGTGCGGGCAGAATCCTGCAAAGCAGCCAACGACACATCGTCGAGCAAATCGACCTTGTTCCAAACTTCTATAATGTGATGAGGATCATCTGTATCTACACCGAGACTTGATAAAATATTCAAGACATCCTGCGCGTGGGCGTGGTTTTCGACGTCCGACATATCGCGCACATGAAGGATAAGGTCAGCTTCGACAACCTCTTCCAATGTTGCTCTGAATGCTGCAACAAGATGGGTTGGAAGATCGGAAATGAATCCAACCGTATCCGACAACATCACCGTCTGTTCGTGCGGCAAGATTACTTTGCGCAATGTCGGATCAAGTGTTGCAAAGAGCATGTCTTTGGCCAGTACATCCGCGCCCGTCAAACGATTGAATAATGTCGATTTACCGGCATTGGTATAACCGACAAGTGCTATAACCGGATAAGGGACTTTTTTTCTTTTCGCCCTATGGAGTGCTCTTGTTCTGACAACTGTTTCAAGTTCACGCTTGATGCGGACGATTTTTGACTGCAAAATGCGCCGGTCAGCTTCAATCTGTGTTTCACCAGGTCCGCCGAGAAAGCCGCTACCACCGCGCTGTCTTTCCAAGTGGGTCCAACTTCTGACCAATCGACCCTTTTGATAATTGAGGTGGGCAAGCTCCACCTGAAGGACACCTTCTTTTGTTCTCGCCCTATCGCCAAAAATCTCGAGAATAAGAGCTGTGCGATCAATAACTTTGCAGTTCCAGGCTTTTTCAAGATTTCTCTGTTGGATCGGCGTCAGGGAAGAATCCATGACCGCAAGGTCGATTTTTTTATCAGAAACAATCTTGCCGATTTCTTCGACTTTTCCCTGACCTAACAAGGTTGCCGGACGCGGTTTTTCGATATTAACGGATATTTTTTCAACAACATCCAACCGGATAGCTTCGGCAAGCCCGACCGCTTCATCGATACGCGAGCGCGACGATGCTTCATAATTTTTCTTCGAGTTCTCCCGATCATATATGACGGGAACGATAACAATTGCTCGTGTTTCAACTGTTTGTCTTGAAACCAGTTTGTGGGTCTTGTCATGATCATCCATCATGACAAGCTAACCACAACAAAGAAGCGAAAAGACCGGAAAGTGAAAAAACCTGATCTTTTTGGCAAGAAAACTTTTTTCAACCGAAAACTCTTTTTTGAAGTTTCAACCGAAAATTCCTTTTTTAAAAAATGCCCGAGGAGCTATTCCCCCAAGAAATTATCCCGGAGGAGCTATTCAATATCCTCTTCTTCATCCAGCATCTGAACCGGTTGACTAGGCATTATGGTCGATATCGCATGTTTGTAAACGAGCTGGGAGTGCCCGTCACGTCGCAGCAACACGCAAAAATTGTCGAACGATGTTACTATGCCGGTAAGTTTGACGCCATTTACCAAAAAGATTGTAAGAGAAATCTTCTGTTTACGCACTGCATTCAGAAAGAGATCCTGCAGGTGCTGCGATCGTTCTGTCATTGTTCTTATACCTATATTTCGAACCGCATAAAATTCTATTTTGTTCATATCGAACAAAAAACCACCAGTTGTCAATCCGTAACTACAACCGCGCCCACAGCTTTAAGTAGCATAATATGTTAAACAGTTCAGGTTTTTCGGGCAATCATCATGGTGATAGGAAGCGTATTGCGCCAAACGTGAAAATTTCCCAAAGGAACCGCTTCGGCAAATGCAAGATGAATGAGGCGTGCATTAATTTTTTTGGATTGCTCTGCAAGGATGGCATTGGTTTCAAGCGTTACAGCATTGACAACCAGCCGTCCACCGGGCTTCAAACTTGTCCAGCAGTGGTCGAACAAATCGGGATGGGTAAAACCACCACCAATAAATATTGCATCGGGGCGTTCAAGGCCATCCAGACAGAACGGCGCTTCTCCTCTTATGAGCGAGAGACCAATAACTCCAAAGTGATCGGCATTTTTTAAAATCGTGTTTTGTCTACTCTCTTTTTTTTCAATTGCATAAGCACGTGTTCCTCTAGCGGCACGTAACCATTCAATCGAAATCGAGCCGCTACCGGCTCCAACATCCCACAATACTTCACCAAATTTCGGAGCAAGATGCGCCATAGTAACTGCCCTGACATCCTGTTTGGTGAGTTGACCGTCTGTGAAAAAGGCCTCATCAGGCAATCCCGAACAAAAACTAAATCCGAAATCTGCACTATCGGCGTGGCATTCAACCGCGACCAGATTGAGATTTTCGCAATCATCAAGGTCGAATTTATCAGCCTTTCGAGAGCGAATGCGCTGCTTTTCACCACCCAGGTGTTCCATGACAGTCAGTTCGCTTGCACCAAAACCATATTCTACTAAAAGTTTCGCAAGCTCTGACGGACTATCTTTGTTTTCCGACAGAATAATCAGCCGGTTATTGTTCTGCAATTGGCCGATTATAGAACGAATAGGACGTCCATTGATTGATAGACAAACTGTGTCTTGCAATGCCCAGCCGAGATGGGATGCGGCCAATGAAAACGACGACGGGTGCGGCAAAACCAATACCTCGGCTATAGGTAATTTTCGCAGTAAAGTTGCTCCTGCTCCGAAAAACATAGGATCTCCGCTGACCAGCGCGACAACATTTTGCCCTTTTAACGACAATATTCCGTCTACGCCTTTTGAAAAAGGTGACGGCCAAGGAATTAATTTTGCCGGCAAATTTTCAGGCAAAAACCCAAGGTGTCTTTTGCCACCAAATATATAGGAAGCCGCAGTTATAGCATTTTGTTGGCGCAGTGTAAGGCCACTCCAGCCATCATCTCCAATACCAATAATTTTCAGCCAAGGTTTTTTATTCATTCACGTTGATCGGTAAGCTATTTGTCCCTATTTAGCTTTATTAGAATCTGCCCACTCCGAGAGCAAGCAAAATGATTATCGCCGCACCTACAGAAAATGAACGTAAAATCAAAGCAGTTCAGGATAGACGATTTGCCTGTCCGGGATTGTTTCGGATGCCGTTAGCCAATGATGGCGGTATTTGCCGAATAAAACTTCCGTTGGGCCGTTTGACGAGCGAGCAAATTGACGGCATAGCAGACGCAGCCGAAACTTTTTCACGTGGTTATGTCGAACTCACAACAAGAGCAAATGTGCAAATACGCGCTGTTGCAAAAAACAACCAACAAAAGCTCATCAACAAAATTCTTGATCTGGGTCTCGGGCCTTTAACTCCAGAAGGCGATGACATTCGAAATGTCATGGTTGCACCAACCGCCGGCATTGACGTAGACATGTCGTGTAATACTGTTGAATTTGCCGACAAGCTTCTTGCAATGTTGCAACTTGACAAGAACTTTGCGGCCCTGTCTCCGAAATTTTCATTTCTTATAAATGGCGGTGAAAAAACACAGGTTCTGAACCATAAAGCCGATATCTGGCTTTCAGCCCATCCTGACGGCGAAACTTACAATTTCGGATTTGCTTCATCAGCGCTCGACATACAGAATGGCAAATCGCCTGCCATTGGCAGTATCACAGCAAAAAGAGCGCTGGAATTCATACGATATGTGCTCGGATTGTTCATCTCCATTACAAAATCCGAACCTTCCATAAGTCGCATGAAGCATCTTTGCGTTAGTGGCAGATTTAAAGATTTTCTAACCCATATCTATCAACATTTCGGCAATGACATCTCCAAACCATTGATGAACCCTGACTTACATGAAGACCTGTCGACATTAACCGGCATTTTTGCCCAGAAACAGAAGGACTTATTTTATGTGGGAGCAAGACCCGCACTCGGACGAATGGCTTCAAAAACCTTGCACGGCGTCGCAGAGCTTGCCAGAATTCGTGCACTCAACACGCCGGTACGCCTCACTCATTATCAGGGGATCATCATACCCGATTGCAGTCGGGATGAGGCAACATTGATCAGAGACGGCCTTTCGAAACTCGGGCTTGCAACCGATGAAAACAACCCTGCACTTTATGTTTATTGTTGTGCCGGTGCGCCTCTCTGTCATTCGGCACTTTCCAATGTTCAACGTGATGGGAAATATCTCGTTGATCATTTTTCATGCAATCCGAAAGCGCTCGTTCATTTGACCGCGTGTCCGAAATCCTGCGTGGCAACTGTAGCTTTTCCGTTCACGATTCTCGCTGTCAAAGACGGTATTTATAACCTCTATCGTGCAAATTTAACGAATGAGACGGGAAAAAATAAATTCGGGCAACTTTTGTGCGAGAATATGAGCATATCTGATGTTATGCGCTATATTGAAAACCAAAAATAGAAAAATACCATAAAAAGGCGTGAAGCTATGCTTGATTACTTGAGAGATGGTCAGGAAATTTACAACCGGTCATTTGCAACAATACGGTCGGAAGCCGATCTCACTAATATACCGGCCGATCTCGAAAAGCTGGTTGTCAGGGTTATACATGCTTGCGGTATGACTGACATTGTGAAAGATATCGCATTTTCTGACGGCGCTGGCAGTATCGGCAGGAAGGCGCTCGCCGATGGCGCTCCGATATTATGCGACGCCAAAATGGTTGCCGAAGGAATCACACGAAAACGTTTACCGGCAAACAATCAGGTCATCTGTACACTCGAAGATAAATCTGTAGCAGATCACGCGAAAAAAATTGGAAACACGCGTTCAGCAGCAGCTGTCGAACTTTGGAAACCTTATATAAAAAATTCTGTTGTCGTAATTGGTAATGCACCAACAGCACTCTTTCACCTACTTAACCTTATTGAACAAGGTTTTGAAAAGCCCGCATTGATTATCGGTTGCCCAGTGGGATTTGTCGGCGCAAAAGAATCCAAACAGGCTTTGGCTAAAAACCAATTTTCCATACCCTATATTGTTGTCCACGGAAGACGTGGTGGTAGCGCAATGGCTGCGGCTGCTATTAACGCTTTGGCGAGTGAACGCGAATGATTAGGAAACGAGCAAAGCTTATCGGTGTTGGTGTTGGCCCCGGTGATCCCGAGCTTATAACGGTTAAAGGGATGAAAGCTATTCAGGCCGCCGACGTTATCGTTTATCACGAAACGGAAACACATAACAGCAATGCGCTAAGAATTGCCAAACGTTGGATTTCTGACAAAGCACATTTACAGCCATTGACCTACCCTGTAACCGTGCAATCCGACAGCCGATCCGATCTCTATCGAGAAAAGTTAAATCAGTTTTATAAAAACGCATACCAAACAGTTGATTTATATTTAAAAAATAACAAAACTGTTGTCATTTTAGCTGAAGGTGATCCGCTGTTTTATAGCTCGTTTATGTATCTTTATGACCTTCTGGGAAAAAGCTACCCGACAGAAATCATTCCGGGCATTTCTTCAATATTCGGAGCCGCATCTGTTTTACAAGTGCCTTTGTGCTACCGCAATCAAAGCTTTACCGTTTTGTCGGGCGTCTTGGAGAAACAGGCGCTTATCGACAAACTTCGCAACGGCGATGCATTTGCTATTATGAAAGTGGGAAGAAACCTTTCCAAAATAAAAGAGGCTTTGGAAATAACCGGCCTGACGGAACGCGCACTTTATATCGAGAGAGCGACAATGGGGGAGCAGAAAATCATTCCGATCCTTGAAGCCGATGGAGAAAAATCACCATATTTCTCACTTGTATTGATACCGGGTATAAAGCACAAAATTAAGACCTGATACAGGTAAAAAGGTTAATTATATTGTTTAATTATTCGTCGCAAAATACTGATATTTTTATTTTTTCCGATTTATCGAAAGATCGGGCTACCGCTATTTCCAAGTTTTTGAAAAACGCAACCATATATGGAACAAGCCGTGTCGAAGGCACCGATATTACCATTGTCGATGACATAGCCAGTTCAATAAAAGATGCTTTCCTATCCGGCCGTCCAATCGTTGCTTTTTGTGCTTGTGGTCTCATTGTCAGAATTCTTGCCCCGCTTTTGAAAGACAAATTCAGTGAACCTCCGGTTTTGTGCATTGCAGAAGATGGCTCTTCCGTTGTGCCATTATTGGGAGCGAATATCGGGGCGAATGATCTCGCTTCAGATCTCGCAAAGCTTCTTGATAGTCATGCAGCAATTACCACCAGCGGATATTTGCGTTTTGGTCTAAATCTTCTCACCCCTCCGGAGGACCTTGAACTTGTCAACAAAAACGACGCTGCAAGTTTTCTTTCTTCGCTTCTTGCCGGAGAAACGGTAGAGCTGGTGGGAACGCATCAGTGGTTTTCTACCGGTTCACTCCCATTCGCAACAGACGCTTCACTTAAGATCGTTATTGATGAGAACGGGAGTGATATAAAAGGCTCGTCTACCAAGCTCATTTATCGCAAGAGCAAAAAAAACGGGCTGCTTACAATTGTCGGACTGGGGCCTGGAAACAGCGAAAATATTACCTTTTCTGCTCGTAATGCTTTGGCAGAAGCAACCGATATTTTCGGCTATGATTATTATATAAAACTCGCGTCTCCGTTTCTGGGAAAACAAACGCTTCATCCGAGCGATAACAGGCAAGAACTTTTAAGGGCAAAAGAAGCGTTGGACCTTGCTGCTACGGGCAAAAGAGTGGCTATGATTTCTTCGGGAGACCCCGGAATATTCGCCATGGCTGCCGCTGTTTTTGAAACTCTCGACGAGAACTATTCGCCGCTTTGGGACAATGTCGAAGTAAAAGTAGAACCGGGTATCACTGCGGCCCAATCTGCCGCAGCACGTCTGGGCGCGCCATTGGGGCACGATTTCGCGGTTATTTCATTGTCTGATAATTTGAAACCTTGGGCAATCATTGAAAGGCGACTGATTGCGGCAATAAAATCGGATATGGTGTTGGCACTCTATAACCCCGTATCACGCGCCCGCCCGACGAAAATCGTTGATGCCTTGCGTATATTGAACCAACTTTGCCCTGCCGACCGGGTTATTATGATAGGCACCGATATCGGACGCATTGGCGAAGAGACTTTAATCACGACACTTGCCGACTTGAACATCCGAGACATTACGAGTCGTTCTGTGGTTATTATTGGTTCAAGTCAAACACGTCGTGTTCAAAGAGCCGGCACAGTGTGGAGCTATACTCCCCGCTCCTATCCGGATAAATAAAATCCCGATTACACTTTTATTAATGCTATGCCGATATCAACGCTATGCCAGAATTAAGGCTAAGTCAGTCAATCTTTTAGTATAATGATTGCCCTGAAGCTGCTGTCGCTTGTGCCCGTTTTTTAACGCTGGTAGAGGTTGTCGATGTAGTTTTCTTAGGTGTCCTGACAACAGTCGTTTCCGTTGTATTTTGTGATAAAGCTTTGGTTCCCGCAGCAGCTTGAGCTTCTGCAGCTATCTGATCTGCGCTTTTCGGAGATGTATCAATCACCGATTTTACGACACCTCCTGCACTGACGGTACAAACAGCATCACGTAAATCAACTTTGAGGATAACTTGTGTCGAGCCATCTCCGGGTTTGCGAGAATCAACTGCTTTAATAACGCGCGTAGGCAAAAAATACTTATTTGCTGCACTATTGATACATGCTTGTGCGAGATCGGGGGCTACGCTGCGTGTTGGCGCTGTAAATGAAGGAAATTTCGGTGCCGGATTGCTTGCAACAGCAGTCGTCAGGGAATTTGTCGCCGTTGTCGAGTTTGGTGTGGTCGTACATCCGGTAACGGAAAGTGCAA
Proteins encoded in this window:
- a CDS encoding precorrin-2 C(20)-methyltransferase, giving the protein MIRKRAKLIGVGVGPGDPELITVKGMKAIQAADVIVYHETETHNSNALRIAKRWISDKAHLQPLTYPVTVQSDSRSDLYREKLNQFYKNAYQTVDLYLKNNKTVVILAEGDPLFYSSFMYLYDLLGKSYPTEIIPGISSIFGAASVLQVPLCYRNQSFTVLSGVLEKQALIDKLRNGDAFAIMKVGRNLSKIKEALEITGLTERALYIERATMGEQKIIPILEADGEKSPYFSLVLIPGIKHKIKT
- the cobJ gene encoding precorrin-3B C(17)-methyltransferase, with amino-acid sequence MFNYSSQNTDIFIFSDLSKDRATAISKFLKNATIYGTSRVEGTDITIVDDIASSIKDAFLSGRPIVAFCACGLIVRILAPLLKDKFSEPPVLCIAEDGSSVVPLLGANIGANDLASDLAKLLDSHAAITTSGYLRFGLNLLTPPEDLELVNKNDAASFLSSLLAGETVELVGTHQWFSTGSLPFATDASLKIVIDENGSDIKGSSTKLIYRKSKKNGLLTIVGLGPGNSENITFSARNALAEATDIFGYDYYIKLASPFLGKQTLHPSDNRQELLRAKEALDLAATGKRVAMISSGDPGIFAMAAAVFETLDENYSPLWDNVEVKVEPGITAAQSAAARLGAPLGHDFAVISLSDNLKPWAIIERRLIAAIKSDMVLALYNPVSRARPTKIVDALRILNQLCPADRVIMIGTDIGRIGEETLITTLADLNIRDITSRSVVIIGSSQTRRVQRAGTVWSYTPRSYPDK